In the Diospyros lotus cultivar Yz01 chromosome 13, ASM1463336v1, whole genome shotgun sequence genome, ACTAATAAACAAAAGGTTCAAAGTTTAGAGTCGCAGCTGCAAAATTTTCAAGGTGTAGTGAGTTTTCTTTTGACAAACGTTGTGGGGAATATACCACCTGAGTTTACTGTTATGCTCAATTCAATGGTATGTTAATatgttaattctaaaattattaattttgatttttcattttaagtgattgtttatgtttatgtttatgtttatgcCTACTAATACTTTTAAGAGtatgtttttatcttttgtatacatctaatacaattttaattatttcaggcACCAAATGCGAATAGTGGACAAGCTTCACCAGCAAGAAGGCAGTCTTCGATATCTAGTCATAACATTCATGATCCACAACAACTTCCAGACCAACAAAATTGAtgtattgttaaaatatttgaacGACTTGACctctaaactttttaaatttcattttgatatgTAAGTCTATTTTGATTGGACTTTGGCCTCTAAACTTTAAGTCGGAATCTTTATAGTTTAATGATTAAATAGATGGACatattgtgtttgtgaattatatatataggttacaAGTTTGGGTATACAGGTTATCAAGCGATTTTAAGTGGgattttattgaatttagcggcggttataaAATCATcgctatatttttaatagtgTTTAATTTAGCGAAGATTTTATAACCGCCgctatattttttatagtattcaatttagcggcggttataaaaaatcgtcgctatcATTTTGAAATCATTTTATTTAGCATCGATTCGAAAACTGCCACTAATTTTAATAGGAAAAGAACTTAGTGACGATTTTTAAACCGCCGCTAAGTTATTTTAACTAGCATCGGTTTCttaaaccgtcgctaaattcaataggttaaaaattttaaccgccgctaaaaaatattaaattcaatgaTTTCAGTAGCAGTTTCATAACCGCCGCGAAATTtaaaaaaccaccgctaaaactatcacttagcggcggttataccagcggttgctaaaaaccgccgctaaatcactttgCGGTGGTtagaaaccgccactaaatgccaaaaaaaaatgCTGCTAAAAACCAATGTTTTGTAGTGAGAAGATAATAAAAGCAATTCTAATGAAGAACCTCCAGAGTTGAGAAGGAGAAAACGGgctaaaaaagagaaaacttttGGACCCAATTTCATTATGCATCTAGTGGAAGGTACTAGGGACTCACATATAAATCAAACTACAATTATGCAGTTAATTGAGTCTAATCCTCTCACGTATGAAAAGGTAATGAAATCTAATGATTCCGCCTTTTGGAAAGAAGCAATAGATGAAGAAATGTCATCTATTATGAATAACAAGACTTGGAAGTTAGTAGATCTTCCTCTGGGTTCTAGACCTATTGGTTGTAAGTGGATCTtcaagaaaaagatgaaagtaGATGGAACCTTAGACAAGTTCAAAGCAAGGTTAGTAGCTAAATGCTTCACTCAAAAGAAAGGCCTTGATTACTTTGATACCTACGCATCAGTTGCTAAGATGGCTGTTATAAGAACATTAATTGCTTTGGCATCCATATATAAGTTTGAAAtccatcaaatggatgttaaaacaaCTTTCCTAAATGGAGAGTTAGATGAAGAAATAAATATGGAGCAACCGGAAGGGTTTATCTTACCGGGACAAGAAAGAAAGGTGTTTAAGTTGATTAAGTCCttgtatggacttaaacagGCACCTAAGTAATGGCATGAGAAGTTTGAAAAAATTGTTATTGCCAATGGATTTAAAATCCATGAAGCAGACAAATGTGTGTATAGCAAGTTTAATGGGCACAAGGGTGTTATCATTTGtctgtatgtggatgatatgttaATATTCGGAACGGACTTGGAAGTCATAAGAACTATTAAGTTGTTATCAtccaactttgatatgaaagatatGGGACTTGCGATGTGATTTTGGGCATTAAAATCATAAGAGAAGATACCGGGATCATTCTTACTCAATCACACTATATCGAAAAAGTGTTGAAAAAGTTTGATCATTTTGATTGCAAATCTGTATCTactccatttgatccaaatgTTAGAATGTATTCTAACACCAGTAGAGCGGTATCTCAATTAGAGCATGCTCGGGTTATTGGATGTCTTATGTATGCTATGACATCTACAAGACAAGATATTGCTTTCATCGTTGGAAAAATGAGTTGGTATATGAGCAATCCAAGCCTATTACATTGGCAAGGAGTCTATAGAATTCTGAAATATCTAAAAGGAACCATGAATTATGTCATACATTACTCTAATTATCCTTTAGTTTTAGAAGGGTTCACAAATGCTAGTTGGATCACTGATCGAGAAGATCATGCATCAACAAGAGGATGGATTTTCACACTTGGTAGAGGTGCTATATCATGGGGTTCAAAGAAACAAACTTGTATAGCAGATTCCACCATGGCCGCAGAGTTTATAGCATTAGCTTCGTGTAGTAAAGAAGCAGAATGGCTAAGGAATTTATTGATTGAAATTCCTATTTGGCCTAAACCTATATCTTCGGTTTTTATCCATTGTGATAGTAAGGCTACGTTGTCTAGAGCATATTGCCaaatatataatggcaagtCTAAACACGTTGGGTTAAGACATAGTATGGTTAGACAATTGATCTCAGATGGAGTCGTTACTGTGGACTATGTGAAGTCAAGTCAAAACTTGGCAGATCCTTTGACAAAAGGCCTTGCAGGTGATTTAGTTTCTGAAATGTCAAAGGGAATGGGATTGTGGCCAATTAATAATCATCAATGATGGAAACTCGACCTAACACTTGAAACATCAAGATCTTAGGTTCAATTAGTAAAGTACGTCATATGAGTGATTGCAAACATTGAAGTTAATCCCAAGGTAAAAGTGTTTAGGAATGTATCAATAATGGGAGGTTGAGTTAATTTGCTCTTAATAGGCTTATATTGATATCTATAAAATGCTTTAAATACGTTGGCATTTTCGATAAGCCTACCTATATGAATATCGGGGATGGTGCCGTCTCCAAAGTGGTTTGGTAAACTACTCAAGGTATTCACGAAAGGAAAACCAagatatgggacacatggcttATTCACGTGTCGGTACTTATGAACACAATAAGGACATTCAAACGAGTGCGTGAGGTATTTTCGATTAATCAAATAAGGGTCACTAGTTCAAAGCTTGTCTACCATGCCATCTTGGTTGACATTTGAAATGCTTTCACTACGTGAAGGTTCAAGTCCAAAGACACCTTCATTTATGCATAAGTTTGGCTAACTTACACaagagtttttcaaaacttcattaattttgaaaatggtgGAGGATTGTTGGAGAGATTTTTAAAAGAATGGTTATAACATTTCACTTGTATGGGAAGAGATCCAAGTCAAGGAAGTAGAGGTTGTAACctttcaaattctatttacacACATGAATAGTTGTAACTTTTAGTAAAGGATTGTGCCTCActtgttttgaatttaatttaagtggTTATAACCTTTGGCAAATGGATGCACCTTTGATAAAGGGTTGTAACACACAAAAATTGGATATATCATTTTGTGAAGGATTGTAATACATGTGAATGGTTGTACTTTTGGTAAAGAGTTGTAgcattatctataaatagattggtgcattgttggataaaacaattttgagaattcatatgatttctctctccttattcttctcttacatttttacataaaatttcataatatttgtgcatacaaaaatctattttttgtattcttttactaCAGAATTACAATACAAAACTTCTTGTGTTTGTTATTAATTCCGTGTATTTgggtttgttttcaaaaattgcacatTCGTTAACAAACGTTGTTCTTGATTCAATTGTATCTTGAAGGCTTATTTGGATCCCTTGTGTATTGTGTTTTGGAACAAAGTCTTAAAAAAAGTGAGTTTTCGTGCCTCGAAATCTTTTGAGTTATTTCaacatatttatcattataCCACCACCATTTTTCTACACCACACAAATGCAAGAATCAAAAAGTTTTTTCTAGGTCTAATGCAGATGACACATTAATTTTGTAGGTCTCTTAAACTTGACAACTTAGCCAAATACACAAAGCcacttatatataataatagtgCACGTCTTGTCTGGTAAAGCCGAAACctaatttttgttatcattcCACTAAATACATCCAAATTAATAGTGCCACTTTCAGTAGTTATAACCAAATCTTTCGTCCAAATTAATGATACATGGGTTAATGTGCAACCCATTCTACTACTTTGTTTAATTTTcagataaagaataaaaaataaaaaaaggatacaatgaaaaataacaatGTTATCATTCAACTAAATACATTACCACTGTTGTACAAAATTTGACAAGAGTGATCTCCAAGGCACTGATCCACACTGCCCTTGCTCTCAAGAGTCAGGACAGCAATCCATACAATTTACAACAGATCCAaggggaggaaaaagaaaaacaaaaaaactttaaaaaaaaaaaaaaggaagatacAAAGGAAACATTAATGATAGTTAATTATTAGAGATCCATTCCTTCGGATTGATGCAAGCATCCAGTAGCTTCCATTCCTCACTCCCTTCTTCAGGTTGCTGCACCCAAGGAGAAAATGTTTTCACCAAAAACCCAACAATAACAACCATCAGAAGCCTCAATTATGCTTTAACCATGATcacaaaaatccatttttctaaCATCTTATATGAAACCGttacccaaaaagaaaagaaaaaaaaaaaacacatctTAGACCAGAACACTCTtatgaaagataaatcaatTCGCACAAAAGCTTACGTGGTCATATTCCCACCGTGCGGTTAGTGGAAGAGACACTAGAATACTCTCAATTCTACCTCCTGTCTTGAGGCCAAATGTTGTTCCCCGATCATAAACCTTCATGAaagcatgaaaagaaagaaGCCCAGATCAGATTATTCTTAGAAATACGTGCATTTGGATCTTCAGAGCTAGTTTTGTTACCAAGTTGAATTCAACATAGCGCCCCCTCCTTAATTGCTGCCATGCCTTGTGCTGCTCTGTAAAAGGCGtatcttttctcttctctattaTGGGTATGTATGCAGGAATCACAGAATTTGCACATTCTGCAGATCACCAAGGCGTGTGTAAATAGTGAATggacttttatattttctttttgttcgattaatttattttttgttaattttttattttttaactcaaaGATGCTGGCAAAGCCAGGTTTCTGCCAATGCGCATTAAGGGGTGCTTAGATTTCTCAAATTATCCTAGCTTTCTGGGGCTATATGAAAGTCCAAACTTCCACTGAACCAACAAAGCATAGCCAAgaagtaaagaaaataaataccaCTATAAGAAATTACCAGTGGCAAAGGAAAGAAGCATTTCCTGATCATAATTATTAAGATCATCAAAGAATATTCCACCAAGCCCTCGCCTCTCACCCCGGTGCTGCATACAGTGCAGACAGTCAGCATGAACTTCAAATTTGACACGGAATACAATAATATTGTGCCTGAGGCAGAGGTACGAAGTAATCATCATAAGGCAACCAACAATTTTCAGAAACTCTTCCCCCACTAAATGTAGTTAAGAGAAAACTTAATCCCTCATCATTGTCTGCCACTGCCAGAACTCCAGGAAACTAGTTAAGATAAGATTTATCACAAACCTCATTATGACAACAGCATGCTTGAATACCATTCTGACATGGAATTTGAAGAGTAAAGTTCAGACTTGAATGAGCTTGGAAATGGCTGGTTTACTCCTGGCTAGGAAAACCTATTCTAAACTACATGTGGTGGCACTTTCTTGTTACCAGTTTATCTACTTAAATATGTATCTAGaacattaaaattgaaattacagCATAAATGAATTAAACTTCAACAAGTAAACTTTTGACTAAAATGCTGCTCCCAAAAACAATTGGCAGGCAGGGAGCTGTATGCTGCACAACCCCTTCATCTGACCTATTTACCAGCAACTGATGCTTGTTTCGGAGAGAGGTGGGATAAGGGGCAGACGGAATGGAAAGAAAGGGTAAGGAAAGTAACATAAAGCTACTTTTCCCTTGTTCAGAAAGaatggaacaaaaagaaagtAATGTAGCCTCACCCTGTTTGGATAGAAGATGGAAGGGAATGGAAAGGTAAAGTAATAAGCACAAAGTGACAGTTACACCATTCAACTTGTTCTATTAATATCTATAGATATTTTAATATGTATGTTAAAAATAGGTTAATACTAGAAATTAGGCACTAAGCTTAATAGGGTAATACACCATTCAATTTGTTCTATTAATACCCCTattgaaattgaatatttttggaGAAAGGTGCTATCCATCAGGTTGTTTTAAATTGTAAAAGAGTAATTATAAGATTTTACTTGGATTGAGGGTAATATTGGGttgttatcaaaataataagggTAAAATAGTAAAGTCAATATAAGTATTTACTAATGCTTTCTGTTCTCCCACATTACACCTCAATTTGGGAGGGTACCATGTACCTTCCTCCCCTTCCCTACATTATGTCCTGTACCCTACATTATGAAACTCTGCCAAACAAGGAAAAGAGTTTCCGCTCCCCTCCCTAACTCCCATCCAAACAAGGGGTTAAGGTGAagaaatcatcaaaattaagTTCCTACTGACTACATCACTCAAAAAAATGGAAGCACAATCCTAAATAATTAGAACTTTCACTTTATGATGAGTCAGATCAAAACAAAGGAGTTGCTGAAGTAGATCTGTTGTGCTCAAATTCTAAATATCGGTGTTTAAAACTTCAAAATTCAATGGATGTGATGTGTAAAGATGATCCACAACCAACATGCATTCAATTTTTGCAAAGTTCAGAAACCATTCTAACTAAATTAGTAAAAGGGGAATTCAGACAGGTAGGTAATGAACAGCTGTATTTCAAACAACTAAaagtaaaacataaaacatatttaaataaactaaatcaCAAAGATAAAAACAACATGCAACTGTAATACGAAGAATAGTTTAACACCAACATAATTTCTATTGGtcaagtttaaaaattttgatccCTTGGAATAACCCTGGGAAATTAAAATTAGCCCAAGGTTCTTCCCTGGCCTGGATCCAAGTTGCAAGAAGGCCCATATTTCTCTATAGTTAGATTCATAGAatagaaaatgatttttggATGCTAACAGCACCAAAAATTTGTATATCACTACATATTATCAAAGCATACCTTGATGTAGAAATAATCATCACACCATTTCTTGAAACGAGGGTAAAAGCTAGGATCAAATTTGTCGCATGCCAATTTTTGAACCTACAAGAGAAGGCCAATGTGAGCATATCTCAAGATAAGGAGATCTCCAGTATTAGCTAGGAGTGaatttcctttaaatttaaGTGCAATTTTGATTCACTTGCAAGTTGCAAGATCACTGATAGTCAATAAATCAAGCATAAAGCATTCATGCACAGTCAAAGGACAaagagctttttttttttggtggcaAAACGATGTCAGTGAAAATCAGCGGAAAAGAAAAAGGTGCCAGCATACTGTATAATAATCCAATTACTACGAGGTCTATAGGGACTCAGATGTTAGCTTTGCCCCATGTGCAAACAGGCTATTTTCTGTCTTCCAAACACATGATTCcgggtttgaatttttttgtgtttctgtATGAACGTACACCACAACTTTTCAATTGTAACCAGTTCTTTTAACTTACAGTTTACACCCACACACAAACTTGCAGAAGCTCTTATGAAAGAGAGGTAACACTTTGAACttctaagatatttttttaGTAACTATGTTTTATCCATAGGGCATGATAGTGATCTTTCATTCGTATAAGAAAGTCTAACTGCCATTTAAATATGGGAATCTAGTAAAATGGAGCTTAGTGTAAGCAGaggaaaacaaaattcaatacCGAATGGAAATGCTTGACATCCTCTTCGAAGATGTATGAAGGTGTCAAATCAGTGCCGCCACCAAACCACCACTGTCTCGGTGCTCCTGTTGCATCTGCAGacatagaaaattaaaatcaaaatcaaacggGTCAAAACTGTTTTGAATAGCCTAAAGAATAACATGGAAATCATTGatatgcatataaatattcaatggTGCAGCCTGACTAGCACTGTCAACAGGATTGGCCATGCCCAAAGCTTGCAGGTTCCACCTAAAGTTGTTTTAGGTTCATTTTGTGTGCTACGGTTGGGATAACCTCAATAACTAATAGGCACTgaaatggatacagatacaaaaACAGATATGGAAATGAATACAAGAtatgaaatttggaaaaataaggaCATGGGTATGGCAGGGAAGAAGGCAGCAAAAACGTTTTCAATCTTTTTTACTTACAGTCATAAAAAATACTAAAcgtagtgaaaaaaaaaaatcaaatatgcaCATGCTATTcaatctataataataatagacaaaaaaaaaaccctaaaatccAACATAAAATAACCACTAAATCCACAACTATGATAATATAAACAGCATTCAACATATAAAAGAAGTAACTATTTTTTTCAGAGATGCAATTAGGCTTGGTATTGCATATCTTTACCCAGAAACTTATTGTGTTTATAGGTTTTACCCCTAACTTTACCAAAAATCCTGCCAAGTCTGTCAGATGTCTGTAGGTTGGACACGTCTTAAATGTGtgagaaaatgaaattaataataaaagtgaCCATGCTTTATAGCCCAATAAGATGTTAATCCTGAACTTAAATGAGGCTTGGCTTGGGCAAGGTCAGCTCACTGTGAAGTAAGCCTTTCGCCCTTTCCTGCACTTTtggtttattttgatattattactTTGGGTAATGCTAACCAAAACAAAGTGCATTTATTCAGCTTAACCAATGGCCTTAGGGCAATGGTTAACATTACCCTATTACTTTATGTAGATCTGACAGTTAGATATGATATTAAGTATATGGGCATTACTGAAGAAAAGGCAATGGACAGAAATGAatggaaatctagaattcatatggCCGATCCCACATAATGGGATGAAGGCTTGATATTGTTTATTGCTTTATATAGATCTAATTACTTGTTAAAAATTACTatcatataatttaataattgttcTACAATGAAAACTACGATAACATGATCTGACTGTTGCTCAGCAAAGGCTGAACTGTTGTTAAAATACTATCAAGCTGAAGTGGTTATTTTTCAATCAGTCTGAGCTCAAGAAAAGCGAGGAGTTAAGTTTATGAAATAAGGGTTAACTGGGCTGTCCACAAAAATTGCTTGACTGCAACTTTGAAAGAGATGAAGATGTTCAAACTTCTCCTGGTTGCAGACTCCTGAGTTTTAGCCTACTCTATAGCTTGACCAATAAATGATTTTCTTATGGTAGGAAGGATTGGGTATCAATTAGAAAGCCTAAGAATGATATTACTTTCCAAACCAATTTATTCTGCCTTTACATTGCTGTTGGTTTTGTGTATGGAACGCACACCATTCTCTCCCCAATTTTGATCTATTCCTAAGGAATATAAAGCAAGACACTGCATATGGTCTAAAAACATTCAGTGGTTCACAAGAAATATAATTGTAAAACAAGTGCCAATAAagtacaattaatttttttttgcagaaGTTTAATATACATCAGTACATGAATTGCATATAAGTAATATTTAAGGCCACATGAGTACCTTTAGGGGCATCAGTCTCAAAATAGCGATAATTAAAATGCAATGTTGGGGCAAAAGGGTTCTTTGGATGTAAAACCTGAAACGGGAAGAAAGAGATGGTATTAAAAGGAAAGAAGCACATGTACTAGGACACAGAAACCACAGCTTGCAATGCTGTGATCAACGAAGTAATAATACTCCTGAAGTTCAGGAAATGACAAAATTACTAACTCAACTTTTATTGAGGTCAATATCAAATTATCAGCTCCaagcaaaataaaattaagaggcTAATACAGG is a window encoding:
- the LOC127789164 gene encoding oxygen-dependent coproporphyrinogen-III oxidase, chloroplastic, encoding MLTAPILSPSPPSSSTAAAFPIVTSRSATYAIPIPFTKSRRIRNLPVRVQIASSSSPPMIEKETPESQRPHTFLREASDSATSARARFEKMIRDAQDSVCAAIEAVDQGGKFKEDVWSRPGGGGGISRVLQDGAVWEKAGVNVSVVYGLMPPEAYRAANPTSAGADESTKPGPVPFFAAGISSVLHPKNPFAPTLHFNYRYFETDAPKDATGAPRQWWFGGGTDLTPSYIFEEDVKHFHSVQKLACDKFDPSFYPRFKKWCDDYFYIKHRGERRGLGGIFFDDLNNYDQEMLLSFATECANSVIPAYIPIIEKRKDTPFTEQHKAWQQLRRGRYVEFNLVYDRGTTFGLKTGGRIESILVSLPLTARWEYDHQPEEGSEEWKLLDACINPKEWISNN